A single region of the Bacteroides luhongzhouii genome encodes:
- a CDS encoding SusC/RagA family TonB-linked outer membrane protein produces the protein MKRSYWLYKMCLLLGLGICIPVTGNASDIGDATLIQQQSKITASGVVVDESGESLIGASVMEKGAAANGTITDIDGRFSLSVAPNAILEISYVGYQKQDVPAKKDMRIIMHPDVANLEEVVVVAYGTQKKVSVIGSVASIDRKELMKSSSPNLSSALSGKLPGLTTIQTSGEPGRDEVTMFLRGAATTNGTNPLIMVDGVAVDDMRSIDPNEIANISVLKDASATAVFGVRGANGVIMITTRRGEKGTARISANVEFSMQEMAFKPERLDSWDWVRLRNEALTNDGNSAEFFGPDIDKFDSWKTGNPVDPDFYPNNNWQDILFRDYAPMTRANMNVSGGSDKLQYFVSAGYLHQGGMFNVEPKSKLGYNAQSSLDRYNFRSNIDYKVNKSVKINLNASSYLERINGTSASMTSVFNSALTSRPTSMYLTPEGAYATDAIRTFPIGAGLSVEDPANNSLSAYPLINRSGYQLETRSGINVIGGVEIDLGVITKGLSVKGQVSFDSKGFGKTIGKRSYTWYTYQTLASGEHLFINRHPSLEDEDGPIELTKSSESYWTMNLQAQINYNRSFAEKHNITAMFLAQRDIKESKETSGDLLLPYNVIGIAGRATYDYDRRYFAEVNMGYNGSEQFSPDKRFGFFPAASLGWLVTNESFLQDNPVLTNLKLRASWGKVGNDAFTTSDGKPARFLYLDNISQYSVVTDSKGDHWLSPSLGYASNGSGWGQGYKIAENYIGNKSITWETAEKQNYGIDISLYHDLSFSFDYFVEKRKNILIIPQTTPMIQGLPSSALPLMNDGEVKNQGFEMVLGYQKQFKNGLSVSANANFSYAKNKVLEYDEPLLGKDYAYRTRTTGFSLGQNWGYIIDHSYDPEKGRDGTGFFYSDESIAKSGLTYEGVGTPEPGDFIYKDLNGDGVINDRDKAPIGYSSLLPRINYGFSLSANWKGFDVSIMLQGVGQYSKTYSGAGIYESSGNFYKMHMGRWSEERYNNHEKITYPRLSSSGGPSLQPNDFFIMDASYIRLKNAEVGYTLPESISKKIGASNVRFYLSGNNLYTWTHLKTDSFDPEQNGPAAYPTMRTYNVGLNITF, from the coding sequence ATGAAAAGAAGTTATTGGCTATACAAAATGTGCCTGTTGCTCGGGTTGGGAATCTGTATTCCTGTTACAGGAAATGCATCAGATATCGGAGATGCTACCCTGATACAGCAACAGTCTAAAATAACAGCCTCCGGAGTCGTCGTGGACGAGTCCGGTGAAAGCCTGATCGGAGCCTCCGTCATGGAAAAAGGAGCCGCGGCGAATGGTACTATTACCGACATAGACGGTCGTTTCTCTTTATCGGTTGCTCCCAACGCAATACTCGAGATCAGTTATGTAGGTTATCAGAAACAGGATGTACCTGCCAAAAAAGACATGCGCATCATCATGCATCCGGACGTAGCGAATCTGGAAGAAGTCGTAGTAGTGGCTTACGGTACCCAGAAAAAGGTTTCTGTCATTGGCTCCGTTGCTTCCATCGACCGAAAAGAATTGATGAAGTCTTCATCGCCCAACTTAAGCTCTGCTTTATCCGGAAAGCTCCCCGGACTGACCACTATCCAAACTTCCGGTGAACCGGGACGTGACGAAGTGACCATGTTCCTTCGTGGTGCAGCCACTACAAACGGGACAAATCCATTAATCATGGTAGATGGAGTAGCTGTAGACGATATGCGTTCTATTGATCCGAATGAAATCGCTAATATTTCGGTATTGAAAGATGCTTCCGCAACGGCAGTATTCGGCGTACGGGGTGCCAATGGAGTTATAATGATCACTACCCGGAGAGGCGAAAAAGGAACTGCCCGTATCAGTGCCAATGTAGAATTCAGTATGCAGGAAATGGCCTTCAAACCCGAACGCCTGGACTCATGGGATTGGGTAAGACTTCGCAATGAAGCACTTACTAACGACGGGAACTCTGCCGAGTTCTTCGGACCGGACATCGACAAGTTCGACTCATGGAAAACAGGTAACCCCGTAGATCCTGATTTCTATCCGAATAATAACTGGCAAGATATCTTATTCAGAGATTATGCACCTATGACCAGAGCTAACATGAACGTTTCCGGAGGTTCGGACAAACTTCAATATTTTGTAAGTGCCGGCTACCTGCATCAGGGAGGTATGTTCAACGTAGAACCTAAATCCAAGCTGGGTTACAATGCCCAGTCTTCATTAGATCGCTACAACTTCCGTTCAAATATTGACTATAAAGTCAATAAGTCAGTGAAGATCAACTTAAATGCTTCCTCTTATCTGGAACGGATCAATGGGACTTCCGCAAGCATGACAAGTGTATTCAACAGTGCTCTTACTTCACGGCCTACTTCCATGTATCTGACTCCGGAAGGTGCATACGCCACCGACGCTATACGTACCTTCCCTATCGGAGCCGGATTATCTGTAGAAGATCCTGCCAACAATTCGTTGAGTGCATATCCGTTAATCAACCGTTCGGGTTATCAACTGGAGACCAGATCAGGAATCAATGTCATCGGAGGAGTGGAAATTGATTTGGGGGTTATCACCAAAGGACTCTCTGTTAAAGGACAAGTATCTTTCGACTCCAAAGGATTCGGCAAAACAATAGGAAAACGTTCCTACACTTGGTATACCTATCAGACGTTAGCTTCAGGAGAGCATCTGTTTATCAACCGGCATCCTAGCCTGGAAGATGAAGATGGTCCAATCGAGCTGACCAAGTCTTCCGAGTCTTATTGGACAATGAACCTGCAGGCACAAATCAACTACAACCGTAGTTTTGCTGAGAAACACAATATTACTGCCATGTTCCTGGCACAGCGGGATATTAAAGAATCTAAAGAAACATCAGGTGATCTGTTGCTGCCTTATAATGTAATCGGTATTGCAGGACGTGCAACCTATGATTATGACAGACGTTATTTTGCAGAAGTAAATATGGGTTACAACGGTTCGGAACAATTCTCTCCAGACAAACGATTCGGTTTCTTCCCTGCCGCCTCCCTTGGCTGGTTAGTAACCAACGAAAGCTTTCTTCAGGATAATCCAGTCCTGACGAATCTGAAATTAAGAGCTTCTTGGGGGAAAGTAGGAAATGATGCATTTACAACCAGTGACGGAAAGCCTGCCCGCTTCCTTTATCTGGATAATATCAGTCAATATTCCGTAGTAACAGACAGTAAAGGAGACCACTGGCTATCTCCGAGCTTGGGATATGCTTCCAACGGTTCCGGCTGGGGACAAGGTTATAAAATCGCCGAGAACTATATCGGAAACAAAAGTATCACATGGGAAACAGCTGAAAAACAGAATTATGGTATAGACATATCTTTGTATCATGATCTTTCTTTCTCGTTCGACTACTTCGTTGAGAAAAGAAAGAATATCCTGATTATCCCTCAAACAACTCCTATGATTCAAGGTCTGCCCTCCTCTGCCCTTCCATTAATGAACGATGGTGAAGTCAAGAACCAAGGATTTGAGATGGTACTCGGATATCAGAAGCAATTCAAGAACGGGCTGTCTGTTTCTGCCAATGCAAACTTCAGTTATGCCAAAAACAAAGTTCTAGAATATGATGAACCGCTATTAGGTAAGGATTATGCATACCGCACCCGCACCACTGGATTTTCATTAGGACAAAACTGGGGATATATTATCGACCACAGCTATGATCCCGAAAAAGGCCGTGACGGAACCGGTTTCTTCTACAGTGACGAAAGTATCGCCAAGAGTGGGCTGACCTACGAGGGCGTAGGGACACCGGAGCCCGGAGACTTTATTTATAAGGATCTCAACGGAGACGGGGTGATCAATGACCGTGACAAAGCTCCTATCGGCTATTCATCTTTGTTACCCCGCATCAATTACGGTTTCTCTTTATCTGCCAATTGGAAAGGATTCGACGTTTCCATCATGTTGCAAGGAGTAGGTCAATACAGCAAGACTTATTCGGGAGCCGGTATCTACGAAAGTAGTGGTAACTTCTACAAAATGCACATGGGGCGTTGGAGCGAAGAACGCTATAATAATCATGAAAAGATTACGTATCCCCGTTTATCCAGCAGTGGTGGACCGAGCTTACAGCCCAATGATTTCTTTATCATGGATGCCTCCTATATACGTCTGAAAAATGCAGAAGTAGGATATACATTACCGGAAAGCATCAGCAAGAAGATCGGCGCATCCAATGTACGTTTCTATTTAAGCGGTAACAATCTGTATACATGGACTCACCTCAAGACCGATAGCTTCGATCCTGAACAGAACGGTCCGGCAGCTTATCCGACAATGCGCACTTACAACGTAGGTTTGAATATTACATTTTAA